The genome window CGTCGTCGGCATCCTCGTCGCCTATCTCCGGCGCCTCGGTCGGGGCGATGCGCTGCCCAGGCTCTGGGCAGGTGTCGTGCTCGCGATCGCCCTCGCTCTGGGCATCGGAGCGGTTCTCACCTTCGGCGCGTACTCGCTGACGTTCGAGGCGCAGGAGCTCATCGGAGGATTGCTGTCGCTGCTCGCCGTGGGCATGGTCACCTGGATGATCTTCTGGATGCAGAAGGCCGGCCGCACGATGAAGGCGACGCTCGAGGGCGGGCTCGACCGCGCTCTCACACGGGGCGGAATCTGGGCCCTGATCGCGATCGGCTTCGTCTCGGTCGCGCGGGAGGGGATCGAGACGACGCTGCTGCTGTGGTCGATGGTCCAATCCTTCGGGGACGCTCCGTCGGCGCTGCTCGGTGCCGTGCTGGGTCTTCTCGCCGCCGTCGTGATCGGGGGGCTGATCGCGCGTGGCGCCGTGCGGTTGGATCTGCGTCGCTTCTTCACGTGGACGAGCGGCTTCCTCGTGATCGTCGCGGCGGGAGTGCTCGCCTACGCGGTCATGGACCTGCAGGAGGCCGGCGCGCTGCCAGGGCCCTTCACCGCCGTCGCCCCGATCGATGCCGCGACGGGTGCGGTCGCCCTCGGCTGGGCGGCCTTCCCGTTCGGGTGGGCGTTCGATGTCACGAACGTCATCGCCCCTGACAGCGTCTGGGCGACGATCCTCCAGGCGACCGTCGGGTTCATGCCTCGTATGACGTGGCTCCAGGTCACCGCGTGGGCCCTGTATCTGGCCGTCGTCGGATTCTTCTTCGTTCGGGGGCTCCGCACCCGTCGGGCCGTCACGCCTCGTCCGCCGACCTCCGCAGACGAGGACGCGTCGGCATCCACTCTCACCCAGCAAGGAGCAGCATGACCACCTCTCGACGAATCCTCGGTGCCGTCGCAGCCGCCGGAGCTGCCGCACTCCTCCTGAGCGGCTGCGTCGCCAAGAGCGACGTCGCGGCCGGCGCGGCTTTCGACGTCTCGTCGACCGACTCGGAGTGCGCCGTGTCCGGCGCGACCGCGAAGAGCGGAACTCTGACGTTCGACGTCACGAACGACAGCGGACAGACGTCCGAGTTCTATCTGCTCGCCGACGACGGACTGCGGATCGTCGGAGAGGTCGAGAACATCGCCCCCTCCGCGTCGCGGACCCTGACAGTCGTGGCTCAGCCCGGCACGTACTTCACGCTCTGCAAGCCGGGCATGATCGGTGAAGGCGTCGGCAAGTCGGAGTTCACGGTGACCGGAGACCGCGTCGCGGTCGCAGGCGAGGACGCCGAGCAGAAGCAGCAGGCCGTCGATCTGTACGCCGCGTTCGTGAAGGACCAGGTCGGACAGCTCGTGCCGTCGGTCGACGAACTCGTCGCCGCCTACGAGTCGGGCGATGATGAGACGGCACGCGCCCTCTTCCCGCAGACGCGCGCCTTCTACGAGCGCATCGAGCCCGTCGCCGAGGCTCTCGGCACACTCGACCCGCGAATCGACTACCGCGAGGTGGACGCCGTGGCCGAGGGGCTGGACTGGACGGGCTTCCACCGCATCGAGAAGGACCTCTGGGTACCAGCACAGGACGCGCTCAACGCCGACGGCGAGACCCCTGCCTGGCAGGACTGGGCGCCGTCCACGACCGAGGAGCGGGCCGAGTACGGCGACCAGCTGCTCGCCGACGTGCAGGAGCTGTACGACTACGTGCACTCCGACGACTTCACCACGGCGCTCGACGACCAGGGCATCGGCGGCATCTCGAACGGCGCGATCGCGCTGCTCGACGAGGTCGCCACCGGAAAGATCTCCGGCGAGGAGGACTGGTGGTCCGGCACCGACCTCTACGACTTCGCGGCCAACGTCGAAGGCTCCAAGATGGCGTTCTCGCTCGTGCAGGACTTCGCCGCCGCGCAGGGCGATGACGGCGAGACGCTCGTCACCGAGATCGAGGACGGGTACGCGGCTCTCGAGGCCTCCCTGGCGGCTCACGGTTCGCTGGCCGACGGCTTCGTCGGATACGCCGCGCTGACCGACGCCGACAAGCGCGAGTTCACCGACCTCATCAACGCCCTCGCCGAGCCGCTGTCGCAGCTCACCGGCACGGTCCTCGACTGACAAGACGGGTACGATCTCGCAGGTGGACGAACGCTCGAAGGATGCCGTGGCCGCCGACTCCGTGACGGAGGAGGCGGTCGCGGCGACCCCGCCGACAGGTCTCAGCAGACGAGGACTCCTCGGCCTGGCGCTCGGCGGAGGAGTCGCCTCGCTCGCGGTCGGAGTGGGAGCCGGGCTGACGGGCGGGGTCGCGCTCGGGCGCGCCAGGGCTCACGCCGACGCCGAGCACGCGTACGATTTCTTCGGCGCGCATCAGGCGGGCATCACCACCCCTGTGCAGGAGCATCTGCACTTCGCATCGTTCGACATGATGCCCCGCACCGATCGCGACGACCTGATCACGCTGCTGCAGGACTGGACGTACGCCGCCTCCCGGATGACCCAGGGGCTCGAAGTGAGCGCGACCGGTGCGGTCGGCGGCGATGCCGAGGTTCCGCCCGACGACACGGGGGAGGCGCTCGGGCTGCCCGCGGCAGGTCTGACGATCACGATCGGCTTCGGGCCCGGACTGTTCGAGAACGAGGACGGCGACCGGTACGGCATCGCGGCGAGACGCCCGGCCGCCCTCGAGCGTCTGCCCGCCTTCCTCGGCGACGACCTGGATCCGCAGACGTCCCACGGCGATCTCTGCATCCAGGCCTGCGCGGATGACCCTCAGGTGGCCGTTCACGCGATCCGCAACCTCAGCCGCATCGCCTTCGGGCGTGCGAAGCTGCGCTGGTCGCAGCTCGGCTTCGGCAAGACCTCCCGCACGACTTCGGGCCAGGCGACGCCGCGAAACCTCTTCGGGTTCAAGGACGGCACCGCGAACATCCTCGCCGACGACTCCGCCGCTCTCGACGAGAACGTCTGGGTGGGGTCGTCCGATGATCCCGCATGGATGACGGGCGGCTCGTACCTGGTCGCCCGCAAGATCGCGATGCTGATCGAGACGTGGGATCGGGTGCGACTCTCCGAACAGGATGCGATCATCGGGCGCGACAAGGGCGAGGGCGCCCCGCTGTCGGGAGGTGACGAGTTCGCCGTACCCGACTTCGGGACCTCGGCCATCGACAGCAACGCTCATGTGCGCCTGGCGCACCCGAGTCAGAACGACGGCATCCGCATCCTCCGCCGCGGCTTCAACTACGTCAACGGCAACAACGATCTCGGGCGCCTCGATGCCGGGCTGTTCTTCCTGTCGTATCAGCGCGATCCGGCGCAGTTCATCACCCTGCAGCGACGGTTGTCCACCGACCTCATGAACGAGTACATCAGGCACGTGGGGTCGGGGATCTGGGCGATCCCGGCCGGTGCGACGCCGGGGTCGTACGTCGGCGCCGAGCTCTTCTCCTGACGCGAGATCGCGGTCATACGCTGAGGGCGTCGACCACGAACACGGACATCGCGTCCGCGCCGAAGTGGTCGTCCGCCGTGATGGTGACGACCGCGTCATCGCAGAAGATCAGCAACTGCCCGTAGGCGCCGTGCAGGCGCCACGCGGTGCCTGGACCGTCCCACCCCGACAGCGCGTAGCGCTCGTAGGCGGGGTTCGCGCCCGCCACCACCCAGTCGGAGTGCATCTCATCGATCACTGAAGCAGGGATGAGGCGTCGCCCCTCCCACTCGCCGCGGTCGCGGATGAGTCGTCCGAGGCGTGCGAGCTCCTCGGTGCGCAGGGCGACACCACTCCCGGCGACGATTCGTCCCCGGGGGCAGCGCTCCCACTCGACGTCATCGATTCCGAGCGGTTCGAGCAGTCTCGGGGTCAGGAAGTCGACGATGTCGCCGACCCTCGCGGCGAGCACGGTCATGGCGGTGTAGGTGCTGGCGTTGGAGTACTGGAAGACGCGCCCGCGCGACGGGCGTGAGAGGAATTCGCGCGCGAGATCCGGCCAGTCGGTCATCAGGGTCTCGGACCACGGGAGGTCGATGCCGCTCGACATGGACAGCAGATGTCGGAGCGTGACCTGGTCGACGCCCTCACCGAGCGAGAAGTCCTGCAGGTACTCTGCCACCGGTGCATCGAGCGAGATCGTGCCCTCATCGGCCGCGAGGCCCGCGGCGAGCACGCACACGCCCTTCGCGACGGAGTGGATCTCCTCGCGGACATCGGGGGACCATCGGTGCCCGGCGACCTCGTCGCCGACGCGGACGTGGAGTCCATGGGCGCCGAAACCCGAGGCATCCGCGTGATCCACGATCCGGTCGCGGATCTGCTGGGCTCGGGTCACTCCTTCAGGCTAGCGGCTGCCGTCTGGCGCGGACGACGGGATCCGGTGGGATCGCTGCGGTGCCCCTCGCGGCTCGCGAGCTCCGGATCCCGGAAGAGCCACCGAGGGCGCGGTTCGACGAGAGGACGGAACAGCCAGCGCACGGGCTTGGTGGCGAGCGCCAGGGCGAGCGCCACCGAGAGGAGAGTGACGAGGGGCAGCCAGAGCCAGGTCGGGTCGAGATCGCGCAGTGCACCGGACTCGCGGAAGGGATACAGCACGAACGAGTGCAGCAGGAAGACGTACATCGTGTACTGACCGAAGCGAGTCCACCAGTAGGTTCCGCGCGGGATGAGGGTGAAGAACGCCGCGCTCAGGAGCACCGCCAGGAGCATCAGCGCGATGCGCACGCCGCCGGCCCACCACTGCTCCCCGCCGAGGTCCGCGTATGCGTCTTCGTAGAAGAGCCAGTGACGCAGGTCGAATTCCTTCCACACGTCGATCCAATGCCACGCGGCGAAGCCCGCTGCCGCGAGCACCAGGAAGCTGGCGACGCGGATCCACCAGGGACGGACGTCGAGGAGACGCAGGCGGGCGACGATGTCGCGCTCGCGCAGCCACCAGCCGAATGCGAAGAACGGCAGCAGACCCAGGGTCCTGGACAGCGAGAACGTGCTGTCGACGTTCGGGAGGTATCCCACTCCGATCGAGATGATGACGGTCCACAGCAGAGGCCAGCGCAGCAGTGCCAGGTAGGGGAGGACGAGACGGAAGATGCCGAGGGCCAGCAGGAACCAGAGTGTCCACGACGGCTTGGTGAAGTTCGGGTCGGCCTGTCCCTCGACCAGCCACTTCGTGAGGGTCCAGAGGAACTCGAAGATGACGTAGGGGAGGAGGATGTCCGTGATGACACGGGCCATCTGCACGCGTGTGGGTGAGCCCGACTTCGAGAAGTACCCGGAGATGATCGCGAACGCAGGCATATGGAAGGCGTAGAGCGCCAGGTATGCCGCGAGCGCGATGTCGGAGTCGTACGTGAGTCGCTGGATGGCATGGCCGAGGACGACCAGCACGATGCACGCGTAGCGTGCGTTGTCCCAGAAGGGAACACGCTTACGGGGCTTCGGGACGGATCCGGTGGCGGGGTTCGTCGTGTCGGCTCCGGCGGTGTTCATCCTCTGAGGCTACTCGGGGAATAAAGTTGCTCGCATCGCGTTGACTCAGATACATTCAAATGAATAGAACCAGATGCAAGACATCGGTTCGGAGAAGACGGAGCAATCATGAGTGAGCAGGCAGGCGTCCCGGTGCAGTTCGGCATCATGTCGGTCAGCGACATCACCCGCGACCCCACCACCGGCGTCACGCCGAGTGAGCAGGAGCGGATCAAAGCCACGCTGGCGATCGCCAAGCACAGCGAAGAGGTCGGTCTCGACGTCTTCGCGATCGGCGAGCATCACAACCCTCCGTTCTGGTCCTCGAGCCCCACGACGTTCCTGGCGGCTCTCGCCGCCCAGACCGAGCGACTCATCGTGTCGACCTCGACGACGCTCATCACGACGAACGACCCCGTGCGCATCGCCGAGGAGTACGCGATGCTGCAGCACGTCTCGGACGGTCGCATGGACCTCATGCTCGGCCGCGGCAACACCGGGCCGGTCTACCCCTGGTTCGGACAGGACATCCGTCAGGGTCTCCCGCTCGCGATCGAGAACTACGCCCTGCTGCACAAGCTGTGGCGTGAGGACGTCGTCGACTGGGAGGGCAAGTTCCGCACTCCGCTGCAGGGCTTCACCTCGACTCCCCGCCCGCTCGACGGTGTCGCTCCGTTCGTCTGGCACGGATCCATCCGCACGCCCGAGATCGCCGAGCAGGCCGCCTACTACGGCGACGGCTTCTTCGCGAACAACATCTTCTGGCCCAAGGAGCACTACCAGCGGCTGATCGAGCTGTACCGTCAGCGGTACGCGCACTACGGACACGGCACACCGGAGCAGGCGATCGTCGGTCTCGGCGGACAGGTGTTCATGGCGGCGAAGTCGCAGGATGCCGTGAACGAGTTCAGGCCGTACTTCGACAATGCCCCGGTCTACGGTCACGGTCCGAGCATGGAGGACTTCACCGAGATGACCCCGCTGACCGTGGGATCGCCTCAGCAGGTCATCGACCGCTACGCCGCGATGCGCGAGCACTACGGCGACTACCAGCGTCAGCTGTTCCTGATCGACCACGCCGGCCTTCCCCTTAAGACGGTGCTCGAGCAGCTCGACATCCTGGGCTCCGAGGTCGTGCCCGTGCTCCGCAAGGAGATGGCGAAGGACCGCCCGGCCGGCGTGCCGGATGCCCCGACCCACGCATCGCGGGTGAAGGCCGAGTTCGGCGACGGCCCCACGCGTCAGGCACGCCCCGGCGCGAACCGCGGCGACAACCTGACCGGTGACTCGCCGTACCAGGACACCCCGGCTCCGGCCGGTGCCGCGTTCGGACTCAGCCGGAAGGAGGCCTGAGATGAGCACTCGTCGCATCGCAGTCGTATCCGCCGGGCTCTCGAATCCGTCCTCCACGCGGATGCTCGCGGATCGTCTGGCGGCTGAGACCGTGAAGTCCCTCGCCGGTCACGACATCCAGGCGAGCGTCGACGTGATCGAGCTGCGGGATTACGCGCACGACATCACGAACAACCTCCTCACCGGATTCGCGCCGCCCGCACTCGAGACTGCGATCAACACCGTGGTCTCGGCGGACGCGCTCATCGCCGTCACGCCGATCTTCTCGACGAGCTACAACGGACTGTTCAAGTCGTTCATCGACGTGCTCGACCCCGACGCGCTCACCGGCAAGCCGGTGCTGATCGGCGCCAACGCCGGCACGGCGAGGCACTCGCTGGCCATCGACTATGCGATCCGCCCGCTGTTCGCGTACCTGCACGCCGAGGCCGTCTCCACGGGCGTGTTCGCGGCGTCCAGCGACTGGGGTGGGGCCGGAGACGACGTCGCGCCCCTCGCGAAGCGGGTCGAGAAGGGCGCCCGAGAGCTCGCCGAGGCCATCGCGCGGCGCGAGACGACCGCGGTCGCCGATCCGTACGATCCGGCCACCTACCTCGGTGAAGGGCGTTCGTTCGGTCACATGCTCGGTGGTCTCGCCGGAGAATGAGGGATCCCCGGCTCGACCGGGAACGAAAGCAGGGCCATGAGGCCGCAGACGATGTCCGAAGGGCGTCGTACGGTGACCTCATGGCCCTTGCCCGTCTTCCCCGGGGCGCCGAGCGAACCGGGCGATGCGAGCATGGCGGGCTTCCGTGAGGTGCGGGCGCACGCGATCGCTCCGCACGGTCCCCACGCTTCTCGGGCCGGGCGAGACTGTCGAGCGGTGCGGTGGTCCGGGGGCGATCGATCGTCTGCGGCCATCAGGGCCGCCGCCGACTCGGACTCGCTCATTCATGAGGAGCGGGTCCAGCGATACTCCGTCTCGGGGCGTCCACGTGCGCCGTAGCGGGCGCTGCGTGTGATGACGCCCGAATCGGTCAGATGCTCCAGGTACCTCCGCACGGACACGCGCGACATCCCGAGCCGCACGGCCGCCTCGCTCGCCGACACCGCGGCGCCGGATGAACGCAGCTCTGCCGTCACCTTCTGAAGCGTCGCGGCCGACAGCCCCTTGGGAATCGGGATCGTCCCGGTCGTGCGTCCGAGAAGCGCATCGATCTCCGCCTGGGTCGCCTCTCCTGCCGTCGACCGCGCCTGCTCCCGATGGGTGCGGTAGGCGGTGAGGCGCTCGTGGAACACCCCGAAGGGGAATGGCTTGACGAGGTACTGGTAGACGCCCAGAGCGGCCATCCGACGGACGGTGTCCGCGTCGCGCACGCCGGTGATCGCGATGACGTCCACGGCCGCGCCGCGGGCGCGGAGCCCGCGCAGCACATCGATGCCCGAGCCGTCGGGCATCGTGATGTCGAGAAGCACGAGATCGAACGGCTTGTCATGGGGCTGAGCGAGCACCGCGGCGAGCGCGGCCCGAGCGCCGGTGCACTCCCCGCCCACGACGAACCCGTCGATCCTCTCGAGGTACGAGCGGTGGAGCTCGAGTGTCAGAGCGTCGTCATCGACGATCAGCGTGCGGATCATGGGCTCCTGCGTCCTTTCACCGGCGGAAGGATGACGGTGAAGGTCGTCGGATGAGCGGAGACCTCCACGGTGCCGCCCACACCGGCCACCACAGAGCGGACGAGGGCGAGGCCGACTCCACGCCCCTGCGCACCTGCAGGCTTCGTCGAGAAGCCGTGGGCGAATACGCGCTCGCGCAGCTCGGAGGGTATGCCGTCACCGCCGTCGGAAACCTCGAGCAGGATCCCGCCGTCTTCCGAGGGCTGCAGCGAGACCTGCATCCAGCGCTCGGTGCCGGTCGCGGCGGCGTCCATGGCGTTGTCGATCAGGTTGCCGAGCACGGCGACGCTGTCGACGGGGGAGAGTGGGGAGGCGGGGGTGTCCGGGTCGATGCGGACCCGCCAGTCGATGCCGCGCTCCTTGGCCTGCGATGCCTTGCCGAGGAGCAGGGCACCGACGGCGGGGTCCCCGGCCTGTCGTGCGGTGACCTGATCGACGAGCGACTGACTCTGGCGCGAGGTCTCGGTCAGGATCTCGATCGCCTCCTCGCTGCGTCCGAGCTCGAGAAGCGCGACCGCCGTGTGCATGCGGTTACCGTGCTCGTGCGTCTGAGCGCGCAGCGCATCGCCCAGGGTGCGCAGGGATTCGTATGACGACACGGCGTCCCGCACCTGCCCCGGTGGCAGGTCTCCCGCGATGCCGCGTGTGAACCGACGAGCGATCCACGCGCCGAGAGCGCCGAGACCTACGAGCCCGACGGTGATGCCGATCGAGAGCGGCAGTCGGCGAACGAGGGTCTCGGAGATCGACTCGATGGTCACGCCCGATGACACCCAGCCGAGCAGTTCTCCGCTGGGTGCGACCACCGGCACGATGGTCCTCACCGAAGGCCCCAGGGTACCGGTGAAGACCTCGGTGAGTGCGCGCGGCGAGTCGGGGATGGTGCCGAGGTACACCCCACCGATCTGGTCGACGTCGGGATGCGTGAGGCGCGTGCCCTCGGGCGTCATGATCGTCACGAAATCGAGATCGGCGTTCGCGATGACGTCGAGAGTGTACGGCTCGAGCGTGCGGGTCGCGTCCGTCGGCTCATCTGTCGCGAGAGTCTCGATGACGAGGGGGGACGACGCGAGCGTCACTGCTGTCGCCGCCGTGACCCGCTCCGCCTCCGCATGGGTGGCGCGCTGGGCATCCACGACGAGGAAGACGGCCACCAGTGCACCGACCACCACTGCGGCAGCCAAGAGCACCAGGAAGACCCGGGAGGCGATGCTCCTCGTGTCGCGCGCGTGTCTCATCACGTCCTTCCGATCGTCGGTGATCGCGGAGTCCGGGATATCGGTGGTGACCAATACGACCACAAATGGTGCTGCCAGGGGAAGTCCGCGACGGTGAGCTTACCGAAGGCGAGGACGCCGGCGGGCATGAGACGAAGACGTTCATGATCAAGGAGGAAAACATGGCCATCACGACGGGGTTCTCCCTTCCCGGTTTCCATTGGCGCCGGGGCAAGCAGGCGTGGGACAGGCACACCTGGCTGTATGTCTCGGTGATCATCGCCGTCGTGCTCGGCGCGGCCGTCGGCCTCATCTGGCCCGAGGTGGGTCAGAGTCTCGAGCCGATCGGAAAGGGCTTCGTGTCGCTGATCAAGATGATGATCGCGCCGATCATCTTCTGCACGATCGTCGTCGGGGTCGGGTCCATCGCGAAGGCGGCGACCGTCGGCAAGATCGGCGGCCTGGCGCTGCTCTACTTCATGGTCATGTCCACGTTCGCGCTCGCGATCGGCCTGGTCGTCGGCAACATCATCCACCCGGGTGCAGGCCTCGACATGGCGAACTCGAGCTACGACGCGACAGAGACCGAGGCGAAGACCACGACCGAGTTCATCCTCGGGATCATCCCGACGACGTTCTTCTCGGCCTTCACGGGTGAGAGCGTCCTGCAGGTGCTGTTCATCGCCCTGCTCGTGGGCTTCGCGCTCCAGGGGCTCGGTGAGAAGGGCGCCCCGATCATGGACGCGGTCAAGAACCTCCAGAAGCTGGTGTTCCGCATCCTCGGCATGATCCTGTGGCTCGCCCCTCTCGGCGCATTCGGAGCGATCGCAGCAGTGGTGGGGAAGACGGGCATCGCGGCGATCTGGAGCCTCGGCGTGCTCATGATCGCGTTCTACATCACCTGCTTCCTGTTCATCGTCGTGGTGCTCGGGACGCTGCTCTTCGCCGTCACCAGGGTGAACATCTTCAGCCTCGTCAAGTACCTGGCACGTGAGTACCTGCTCATCGTCGGCACCTCGTCGTCGGAGTCCGCGCTCCCGCGCCTGATCGCGAAGATGGAGCACATCGGAGTCTCGAAGCCGGTCGTCGGCATCACGGTGCCGACGGGGTACTCGTTCAACCTCGACGGCACGGCGATCTACCTGACCATGGCATCGCTGTTCATCGCCACGGGAATGGGGCAGCCGATGTCGATCGGCGAGCAGATCGGGCTGCTGGTCTTCATGATCATCGCGAGCAAGGGAGCCGCCGGCGTGACAGGCGCAGGACTCGCGACGCTCGCCGGTGGCTTGCAGGCATACCGTCCCGATCTGGTCGACGGTGTCGGCGTGATCGTGGGTATCGATCGCTTCATGTCCGAGGGGCGAGCGCTCACCAACTTCACCGGCAACGCGGTCGCCACGCTGCTGATCGGCACGTGGACGCGCCAGATCGATCGTGATCGGGTTCAGCAGGTGCTCAGCGGCGCGCTTCCGTTCGAGGAGTCGCAGCTCGACGGGGTCGACGAGCATGGGATGGTCGATGAGCGGAAGGCCGTCGACGTGCAGGGCCTCAAGGAGTCCGCACTCGACGAGATGGCGGCGAAAGAGGAGCGGGCGCGTCTCCGCGCCGCACAGAACTGAGCCTCGGGCCGGGAAGAAGAAGGATGCGGGAGTCGGCAGTCGCCGGCTCCCGCATCCGTGTGGTCAACCGCTCTTGCGTCGGAACTCGCGCCGCGTCTGCGGGGCGGGTGCGCCGTGGACGGCGGAGTCGCCGTCCAGGTGGGCCTCGCCCTGCCTGTGGTGCGCGTTCTTCTTCTCGAGCG of Microbacterium sp. LWH13-1.2 contains these proteins:
- the efeU gene encoding iron uptake transporter permease EfeU; protein product: MLATFLIGLREGLEAALVVGILVAYLRRLGRGDALPRLWAGVVLAIALALGIGAVLTFGAYSLTFEAQELIGGLLSLLAVGMVTWMIFWMQKAGRTMKATLEGGLDRALTRGGIWALIAIGFVSVAREGIETTLLLWSMVQSFGDAPSALLGAVLGLLAAVVIGGLIARGAVRLDLRRFFTWTSGFLVIVAAGVLAYAVMDLQEAGALPGPFTAVAPIDAATGAVALGWAAFPFGWAFDVTNVIAPDSVWATILQATVGFMPRMTWLQVTAWALYLAVVGFFFVRGLRTRRAVTPRPPTSADEDASASTLTQQGAA
- the efeO gene encoding iron uptake system protein EfeO, giving the protein MTTSRRILGAVAAAGAAALLLSGCVAKSDVAAGAAFDVSSTDSECAVSGATAKSGTLTFDVTNDSGQTSEFYLLADDGLRIVGEVENIAPSASRTLTVVAQPGTYFTLCKPGMIGEGVGKSEFTVTGDRVAVAGEDAEQKQQAVDLYAAFVKDQVGQLVPSVDELVAAYESGDDETARALFPQTRAFYERIEPVAEALGTLDPRIDYREVDAVAEGLDWTGFHRIEKDLWVPAQDALNADGETPAWQDWAPSTTEERAEYGDQLLADVQELYDYVHSDDFTTALDDQGIGGISNGAIALLDEVATGKISGEEDWWSGTDLYDFAANVEGSKMAFSLVQDFAAAQGDDGETLVTEIEDGYAALEASLAAHGSLADGFVGYAALTDADKREFTDLINALAEPLSQLTGTVLD
- the efeB gene encoding iron uptake transporter deferrochelatase/peroxidase subunit; its protein translation is MAADSVTEEAVAATPPTGLSRRGLLGLALGGGVASLAVGVGAGLTGGVALGRARAHADAEHAYDFFGAHQAGITTPVQEHLHFASFDMMPRTDRDDLITLLQDWTYAASRMTQGLEVSATGAVGGDAEVPPDDTGEALGLPAAGLTITIGFGPGLFENEDGDRYGIAARRPAALERLPAFLGDDLDPQTSHGDLCIQACADDPQVAVHAIRNLSRIAFGRAKLRWSQLGFGKTSRTTSGQATPRNLFGFKDGTANILADDSAALDENVWVGSSDDPAWMTGGSYLVARKIAMLIETWDRVRLSEQDAIIGRDKGEGAPLSGGDEFAVPDFGTSAIDSNAHVRLAHPSQNDGIRILRRGFNYVNGNNDLGRLDAGLFFLSYQRDPAQFITLQRRLSTDLMNEYIRHVGSGIWAIPAGATPGSYVGAELFS
- a CDS encoding serine hydrolase; this translates as MTRAQQIRDRIVDHADASGFGAHGLHVRVGDEVAGHRWSPDVREEIHSVAKGVCVLAAGLAADEGTISLDAPVAEYLQDFSLGEGVDQVTLRHLLSMSSGIDLPWSETLMTDWPDLAREFLSRPSRGRVFQYSNASTYTAMTVLAARVGDIVDFLTPRLLEPLGIDDVEWERCPRGRIVAGSGVALRTEELARLGRLIRDRGEWEGRRLIPASVIDEMHSDWVVAGANPAYERYALSGWDGPGTAWRLHGAYGQLLIFCDDAVVTITADDHFGADAMSVFVVDALSV
- a CDS encoding acyltransferase family protein translates to MNTAGADTTNPATGSVPKPRKRVPFWDNARYACIVLVVLGHAIQRLTYDSDIALAAYLALYAFHMPAFAIISGYFSKSGSPTRVQMARVITDILLPYVIFEFLWTLTKWLVEGQADPNFTKPSWTLWFLLALGIFRLVLPYLALLRWPLLWTVIISIGVGYLPNVDSTFSLSRTLGLLPFFAFGWWLRERDIVARLRLLDVRPWWIRVASFLVLAAAGFAAWHWIDVWKEFDLRHWLFYEDAYADLGGEQWWAGGVRIALMLLAVLLSAAFFTLIPRGTYWWTRFGQYTMYVFLLHSFVLYPFRESGALRDLDPTWLWLPLVTLLSVALALALATKPVRWLFRPLVEPRPRWLFRDPELASREGHRSDPTGSRRPRQTAAASLKE
- a CDS encoding LLM class flavin-dependent oxidoreductase, with translation MSEQAGVPVQFGIMSVSDITRDPTTGVTPSEQERIKATLAIAKHSEEVGLDVFAIGEHHNPPFWSSSPTTFLAALAAQTERLIVSTSTTLITTNDPVRIAEEYAMLQHVSDGRMDLMLGRGNTGPVYPWFGQDIRQGLPLAIENYALLHKLWREDVVDWEGKFRTPLQGFTSTPRPLDGVAPFVWHGSIRTPEIAEQAAYYGDGFFANNIFWPKEHYQRLIELYRQRYAHYGHGTPEQAIVGLGGQVFMAAKSQDAVNEFRPYFDNAPVYGHGPSMEDFTEMTPLTVGSPQQVIDRYAAMREHYGDYQRQLFLIDHAGLPLKTVLEQLDILGSEVVPVLRKEMAKDRPAGVPDAPTHASRVKAEFGDGPTRQARPGANRGDNLTGDSPYQDTPAPAGAAFGLSRKEA
- a CDS encoding FMN reductase, yielding MSTRRIAVVSAGLSNPSSTRMLADRLAAETVKSLAGHDIQASVDVIELRDYAHDITNNLLTGFAPPALETAINTVVSADALIAVTPIFSTSYNGLFKSFIDVLDPDALTGKPVLIGANAGTARHSLAIDYAIRPLFAYLHAEAVSTGVFAASSDWGGAGDDVAPLAKRVEKGARELAEAIARRETTAVADPYDPATYLGEGRSFGHMLGGLAGE
- a CDS encoding response regulator; the encoded protein is MIRTLIVDDDALTLELHRSYLERIDGFVVGGECTGARAALAAVLAQPHDKPFDLVLLDITMPDGSGIDVLRGLRARGAAVDVIAITGVRDADTVRRMAALGVYQYLVKPFPFGVFHERLTAYRTHREQARSTAGEATQAEIDALLGRTTGTIPIPKGLSAATLQKVTAELRSSGAAVSASEAAVRLGMSRVSVRRYLEHLTDSGVITRSARYGARGRPETEYRWTRSS
- a CDS encoding ATP-binding protein gives rise to the protein MRHARDTRSIASRVFLVLLAAAVVVGALVAVFLVVDAQRATHAEAERVTAATAVTLASSPLVIETLATDEPTDATRTLEPYTLDVIANADLDFVTIMTPEGTRLTHPDVDQIGGVYLGTIPDSPRALTEVFTGTLGPSVRTIVPVVAPSGELLGWVSSGVTIESISETLVRRLPLSIGITVGLVGLGALGAWIARRFTRGIAGDLPPGQVRDAVSSYESLRTLGDALRAQTHEHGNRMHTAVALLELGRSEEAIEILTETSRQSQSLVDQVTARQAGDPAVGALLLGKASQAKERGIDWRVRIDPDTPASPLSPVDSVAVLGNLIDNAMDAAATGTERWMQVSLQPSEDGGILLEVSDGGDGIPSELRERVFAHGFSTKPAGAQGRGVGLALVRSVVAGVGGTVEVSAHPTTFTVILPPVKGRRSP
- a CDS encoding cation:dicarboxylase symporter family transporter codes for the protein MAITTGFSLPGFHWRRGKQAWDRHTWLYVSVIIAVVLGAAVGLIWPEVGQSLEPIGKGFVSLIKMMIAPIIFCTIVVGVGSIAKAATVGKIGGLALLYFMVMSTFALAIGLVVGNIIHPGAGLDMANSSYDATETEAKTTTEFILGIIPTTFFSAFTGESVLQVLFIALLVGFALQGLGEKGAPIMDAVKNLQKLVFRILGMILWLAPLGAFGAIAAVVGKTGIAAIWSLGVLMIAFYITCFLFIVVVLGTLLFAVTRVNIFSLVKYLAREYLLIVGTSSSESALPRLIAKMEHIGVSKPVVGITVPTGYSFNLDGTAIYLTMASLFIATGMGQPMSIGEQIGLLVFMIIASKGAAGVTGAGLATLAGGLQAYRPDLVDGVGVIVGIDRFMSEGRALTNFTGNAVATLLIGTWTRQIDRDRVQQVLSGALPFEESQLDGVDEHGMVDERKAVDVQGLKESALDEMAAKEERARLRAAQN
- a CDS encoding DUF5302 domain-containing protein is translated as MSTEEGASSSEEMKRKFKEALEKKNAHHRQGEAHLDGDSAVHGAPAPQTRREFRRKSG